The Plasmodium yoelii strain 17X genome assembly, chromosome: 4 genome has a window encoding:
- a CDS encoding copper-transporting ATPase, putative: MMGKKEIILNNVSKNIKKKIGVLKIDGVDNITFKNKSASIIYNNNIINALEIVDTINNIGINGYFIEDEDVEGNGDNSNDITRFTFYVNGNYNNSENVCDSQINISPCAEEIAPKTCGDDYVELGGCEKNETYKNKSCCEMNNKDNKFNVNEDKEFDRNGIEKNDFNLNTNDYNNEANGDSNNNCIDQGSIYKYKDSLEKKCEVINKCKNKYNENEGNNINEKIDKDDKDDDNMKKGKKPHGVFNIFRNITKNKKIKSNDNIQPEKKKLLDDTENVYNEDTVNFKGMNHNKVFNEYENYISNNENIYICELRIYNMTCNSCGNKIINFLKNKNLIIDGNSFATDDKIKLKINIPENMNNYKNDISDGIKNKSNNVKFYVNKIMSEIKDSGFNNDLIDLYKYDNGNDNNLFDITLYIYRDDIIKAYNLLVQIKGVKKVEYDIQNEYIYILYDPDIIGIRCMLELLKKKNNIDAYYDEDKEKYFRSTKNNETQTSRKVIELLCCFVISIIIIILNSYQMSMGNMDNFYAYGNYKHYFKTFKFVHNLNNEHKVFNNNFFEHDNISLSQNIPFSVSHKMDNNYNSNENLDFRKKKKKNDDEEKIKKKQQEIASNTDLKKNIDEQNLNEEKENCNHTKNFEDSINVEEKSLDNMKGKHHQDDFMEETFENKTSKGIDNDNMKTYIKKTGSDDQNKDTENVESFKKKEQGDKIKDSENVESFKKEEHDDKIKDSENVESYKKEEQDDKNKDSENIESFKKEEGKTEKVDEEENFLFDFTIDNKSSKNSENNKNLKKDENLKKLKKYYARFMNKTRPKNVDNKVELLRSDKTENNVDLENNSNEENNVNKCREQKTYSNDKKNCEQIEKEDKPRIRKNKSRSEKTWPNILLNKLLHIFIDDKNFMGILDKKIFSVLSLRLLLIYILSSIIYLFFGYNFIINGYKNLKNNIINMNVLIFISSSFSYFYSLFLLISCLIFSIDIDGIPLYFDTAALLICIIKLGSEIEHFLVQFSKKKMEDLYEKTTKHVNILEERDKTQEDNSNLNKKEKTNSSNKLAKNESSTYFGDDKNGNNGLYNCDKNKPSKIFPLKKYLSNNTIDNGKPIDLSKDIDKICLEGKKINLNDYVINSYPVKFIQKYDLLVFYQGETILVDGIKMNDDVTIINESMISGESHGINKYKGDKIYAGSKCAEGICILYISDVTKRNYIEYVKKILDEVNSKKTNLQLYADKIASIFIPFIIILCIVIFLIWFFLTYFGYVNIRNGNYFKLNRFLSCIFFSIHFSLSVLCVACPCAVGLASPLSIAISSYICSNIGIIIKNINIFEILLNCNHFIFDKTGTLTVGKPVVNKIFISNNFETFIDQLLKDRPENNLEIDWEYAKNVKNMSSISNNDEVLGNNSNYRDGEIGFFKEMDGSKDISDVYNKIEDYENVEKCKNGEYMEIYDMHDNDPSNLLKHCKGKNMKNGKKCLNYLESFNCAGKDVKFYSFSTENDNEYKMRKAIGLKQNRQREGDKKKRDENDMYLNCSGKQTFLNYFMSLINLKKYRQYNNKNINSSNKYDKSFDKSLKEHFINNSVVEFSSDDDSYSSETSSEYNLSGLYNNKKYSKYENHGKYIDSNSDNHYDNNLIDVINNIGSNNMINSSNNLSFSDEKDLKEKICNWIYLFLGLSLNIEKYSNHLYAESINSFINGHYFINKTYDVNNIKNEKNQGITGIINELSITIGTLFYCYTKYKNTYCNKMEKISEEKLNIKNFEKYLYSCDCSVHKTYQFLYNYSNSKKNESHNMIFMGIEGIIVGFFILVDDIKLEVFDLINHLKEEKKQIYVCTGDNYTNAMYISKILGIPKSNVSSNTLPMEKAQFVKKIQALNDGKVCIIGDGINDCFALKTADLGLSLCTRSNIVMDSADACIVDNDISVITKLFEISKKTILVIKFNFLFSFFINIFFILLASGAFYALNFVFSPFHFTFLMFCSSIIVILSSLSLKLILKNV, encoded by the exons atgatggggaaaaaggaaataatacttaacaacgttagtaaaaatataaagaagaaaataggTGTACTTAAAATAGATGGTGTTGATAATATTAcctttaaaaataaatctgCATCGATTAtttacaataataatataattaatgcGTTAGAAATAGTTGATACTATAAATAACATAGGTATTAATGGATATTTTATAGAAGATGAGGATGTAGAAGGAAATGGGGATAACAGTAATGATATTACCCGGTTTACTTTTTATGTAAATggtaattataataatagtgaAAATGTGTGTGATAGCCAAATTAATATAAGCCCATGTGCCGAAGAAATAGCTCCGAAAACATGTGGAGATGATTATGTTGAATTAGGAGGATGTGAAAAGAatgaaacatataaaaataaaagttgttgtgaaatgaataataaagataataaatttaatgtaAATGAGGATAAAGAATTTGATCGAAACGGAATCGAGAAAAATGATTTTAATTTGAAcacaaatgattataataatgagGCCAATGGagatagtaataataattgtataGATCAAGGatctatatataaatataaagacagtcttgaaaaaaaatgtgagGTTATTAATAagtgtaaaaataaatacaatgaaaatgaaggaaataatataaatgaaaaaattgacAAAGATGATAAGGATGAcgataatatgaaaaaagggaaaaaacCACATGgtgtatttaatatatttcgaaatataacaaaaaataaaaaaataaaaagtaatgataatattcaacctgaaaaaaaaaaattattagatGATACtgaaaatgtatataatgaaGATACAGTTAATTTTAAAGGAATGAACCATAATAaagtttttaatgaatatgaaaattatataagtaATAAtgagaatatatatatatgtgaattaagaatatataatatgacaTGTAATAGTTgtggaaataaaataattaattttttaaaaaacaaaaatttaattatagaCGGTAATAGTTTTGCTACTGAcgataaaataaagttaaaaataaacattcctgaaaatatgaataattatAAGAATGATATATCTGATGGTATTAAAAACAAGAGTAATAATGTAAAATTTTATGTGAACAAAATAATGTCTGAAATTAAAGATAGCGGATTTAATAATGATTTGAtagatttatataaatatgataatggaaatgacaataatttatttgatataacattatatatatatagagatgatataataaaagCTTATAATTTGTTAGTCCAAATAAAAGGAGTAAAAAAAGTAGAATATGATATACAAAATgaatacatttatattttgtatgaTCCTGATATTATAGGGATTAGATGTATgttagaattattaaaaaaaaaaaataatattgatgCATATTATGATgaagataaagaaaaatattttagaagtacaaaaaataatgaaacacAAACATCTAGAAAAGTAATTGAATTATTATGTTGTTTTGTTAtaagtattattattatcatactTAATAGTTATCAAATGAGTATGGGGAATATGGACAATTTCTATGCATATGGAAATTAtaaacattattttaaaacattcaaatttgttcataatttaaACAATGAGCATAaagtatttaataataatttttttgaacaCGATAATATTAGTTTGTCTCAAAATATACCTTTTTCTGTTTCGCATAAAATGgacaataattataattctaatgaaaatttagattttcgaaaaaaaaaaaaaaaaaatgatgacgaagaaaaaattaagaaaaaacAACAAGAAATAGCTTCAAATACAgaccttaaaaaaaatattgacgaacaaaatttaaatgaagaaaaagaaaattgtaACCACACTAAGAATTTTGAAGATTCTATAAATGTGGAGGAAAAGTCTTTAGACAATATGAAGGGCAAGCATCATCAGGATGATTTTATGGAGGAGACctttgaaaataaaacatcGAAAGGTAtagataatgataatatgaAAACCTATATAAAGAAGACAGGAAGTGACGATCAAAATAAGGATACTGAGAATGTTGAAAGtttcaaaaaaaaggaaCAGGGTGATAAAATTAAGGATAGTGAAAATGTTGAAAGTTTCAAAAAAGAGGAACatgatgataaaattaaGGATAGCGAAAATGTTGaaagttataaaaaagaGGAAcaagatgataaaaataaggaTAGTGAAAATATTGAAAGTTTCAAAAAAGAGGAAGGAAAAACAGAGAAAGTTGATGAGGAGGAAAACTTTTTGTTTGATTTTACAATAGATAATAAATCTTCGAAAAATTCggagaataataaaaatttaaagaaggatgaaaatttgaaaaaattaaaaaaatattatgccCGTTTTATGAACAAAACAAGACCAAAAAATGTGGATAACAAAGTGGAATTACTTAGAAGTGATAAAACTGAAAATAATGTCGATcttgaaaataattctaatgaagaaaataatgtaaataaatGCAGAGAACAAAAAACATATagtaatgataaaaaaaattgcgAACAAATTGAAAAAGAGGACAAACCTCGAATAAGGAAAAATAAATCGCGTTCAGAAAAAACATGGCCgaatatacttttaaataaattgttaCACATATTTATTGATGATAAAAACTTTATGGGTATTttagacaaaaaaatatttagtgTCCTATCATTAagattattattaatatatatattatcctcaattatatatttgttttttggttataatttcattattaatGGATATAAGAATTTaaagaataatataataaatatgaacgTCTTAATTTTTATCAGCTCTTCATTTTCGTATTTTTATTCGctatttcttttaatatcATGTTTAATCTTTTCAATAGACATAGATGGTATTccattatattttgatacagctgcattattaatatgtataataaaattaggATCTGAAATCGAACATTTTTTGGTGCAattttcgaaaaaaaaaatggaagatttatatgaaaaaacaaCAAAGCATGTTAATATTTTAGAAGAAAGAGATAAGACACAAGAAGATAATagtaatttaaataaaaaagaaaaaacaaatagcTCAAATAAATTGGCAAAAAATGAAAGTTCTACATATTTTGgagatgataaaaatggtaacaatggtttatataattgtgataaaaataaacccTCCAAAATTTTCccacttaaaaaatatttatcaaaCAATACAATTGATAATGGAAAACCTATTGATTTAAGTAAAGATAttgataaaatatgtttagaaggaaaaaaaataaatttaaatgattatGTTATTAACAGTTATCCTGTAAAATTTATCcaaaaatatgatttattagttttttaTCAAGGTGAAACAATATTAGTAGatggaataaaaatgaatgatGATGTTACAATTATTAATGAAAGTATGATAAGTGGTGAATCACatggaataaataaatataaaggtgataaaatatatgctGGATCTAAATGTGCTGAAGggatatgtatattatatatttctgaTGTAACAAAAAGGAACTATATTGAATATGTTAAGAAAATTTTAGACGAAGTAAATTCTAAAAAAACAAATCTCCAATTATATGCTGATAAGATTGCTagtatttttattccatttattataatattatgtattgtaatatttttaatttggtTTTTTCTAACATATTTTGGTTATGTAAATATTAGAAAcggaaattattttaaattaaatagaTTTTTAtcttgtatatttttttcgattcatttttcattatcaGTTTTATGTGTCGCATGTCCTTGTGCAGTAGGTTTAGCTAGCCCGTTGTCAATAGCTATCAGTTCATATATATGCAGTAATATTggaattattataaaaaatattaatatttttgaaattCTTCTTAATTGtaatcattttatatttgataaAACAGGAACATTGACAGTTGGAAAACCTGTTGttaacaaaatttttatttcaaataattttgaaacaTTTATTGATCAGTTATTGAAGGATAGACctgaaaataatttagaaaTCGATTGGGAATatgcaaaaaatgttaaaaatatgtctTCTATTTCAAATAATGATGAAGTATTAGGGAATAATAGTAATTATAGAGATGGTGAAATTGGTTTCTTTAAAGAAATGGATGGTTCCAAAGATATTTCAGATGTTTACAACAAGATAGAAGATTATGAAAACGtggaaaaatgtaaaaatggTGAATATATGGAGATATATGATATGCATGATAATGATCCTTCGAATCTTTTAAAACATtgtaaaggaaaaaatatgaaaaatggtaaaaaatgTTTGAATTATTTAGAAAGCTTTAATTGTGCAGGTAAAGATGTAaaattttattctttttcaactgaaaatgataatgaatACAAAATGAGAAAAGCAATAGGCTTGAAACAAAATAGACAAAGAGAAggtgataaaaaaaagagagaTGAAAATGATATGTATCTTAATTGTAGTGGAAaacaaacatttttaaattattttatgtcattaataaatttaaaaaaatatagacagTATAACAATAAGAATATTAATAGtagtaataaatatgataagtCATTTGATAAATCGCTAAAAGaacattttataaataattctgTTGTTGAATTTTCTTCGGATGATGATTCATATTCTAGCGAAACAAGTAGTGAATATAATTTAAGTggattatataataataaaaaatattcgaaatatgaaaatcatggaaaatatattgataGCAATTCTGACAATCACTATGATAATAATCTAATAGAcgttataaataatataggAAGTAATAACATGATAAATagttcaaataatttatctttttctgatgaaaaagatttaaaagagaaaatatgtaattggatatatttatttttaggaCTAAGTTTAAATATCGAAAAATATAGTAATCATTTATATGCTGAATCTATTAATTCTTTTATTAATGGCCactattttataaataaaacatatgatgttaataatataaagaatgaaaaaaatcaaGGAATTACTGgtataataaatgaattGTCAATAACTATAGGCACGTTATTTTACtgttatacaaaatataaaaatacttattgtaataaaatggaaaaaatttctgaagaaaaattaaatataaaaaattttgaaaaatatttatattcttgTGATTGCAGTGTGCATAAAACttatcaatttttatataattattctaatagtaaaaaaaatgaaagccataatatgatttttatGGGTATTGAAGGAATAATAGTTGgttttttcattttagtAGATGATATTAAACTGGAGGTATTTGATTTAATTAATCATTTAAAAGAAgagaaaaaacaaatttatgtGTGTACAGGTGATAATTATACTAATGCTATgtatatttcaaaaatattGGGAATACCAAAAAGCAACGTTTCTTCAAATACTTTACCTATGGAGAAGGCTCAATTTGTTAAGAAAATACAAGCTTTGAACGATg GAAAAGTATGCATTATTGGAGACGGTATAAATGATTGTTTTGCCTTGAAAACTGCTGATTTAGGATTGTCATTATGCACAAGATCAAATATTGTAATGGATAGTGCGGACGCATGTATTGTTGATAATGATATAAGTGttataacaaaattatttgaaataagcaaaaaaactatattagttataaagtttaattttcttttttctttctttattaatatattttttattttattggcAAGTGGAGCTTTTTATGCTctaaattttgttttttctccCTTTCATTTCACATTCCTAATGTTTTGTAGTTCAATTATTGTAATTTTATCGTCCCTATCCTTGAAGTT GATTCTGAAAAATGTATGA